Proteins co-encoded in one Arthrobacter globiformis genomic window:
- a CDS encoding helicase associated domain-containing protein, translated as MLPGWQTRPRAEGDEARWHQRLAARTAYRAAGHDWPRHKAAITGVEHDLGVWPHSQRSKFHHGELDESKIQALDRVLPGWQSGRQRGRKPRQSPDGG; from the coding sequence GTGCTGCCGGGCTGGCAGACCCGGCCGCGCGCAGAGGGGGACGAGGCAAGGTGGCATCAACGGCTTGCAGCGCGTACCGCCTACCGGGCAGCCGGGCACGACTGGCCGCGGCACAAAGCAGCAATCACAGGTGTCGAGCACGACCTGGGCGTCTGGCCGCACTCCCAACGCTCAAAGTTCCACCACGGCGAGCTGGACGAGTCCAAAATCCAGGCGCTGGACCGGGTTCTGCCTGGCTGGCAAAGCGGCAGGCAACGGGGAAGGAAACCGCGCCAGTCCCCGGATGGCGGATGA
- a CDS encoding MarR family winged helix-turn-helix transcriptional regulator — MSQDSMEIDLDTSLSYLLKQAHSVLRSALDTALRPLGMTVPQYACLELLAQRPGLSNSELARGAFVSRQSMNVLLQSLERERLVSRSEQPSAGRTLPVELTPLGRERLQAASAAASAVETQMRQRLNTTEQRQLRDLLASCIKALSDS, encoded by the coding sequence ATGAGTCAAGACAGCATGGAGATCGACCTGGACACGTCACTGAGCTATCTCCTCAAGCAGGCGCACAGCGTGCTGCGGTCAGCGCTGGATACTGCGCTGCGACCACTGGGAATGACGGTGCCGCAGTACGCCTGCCTCGAGCTCCTCGCTCAGCGACCGGGTCTCTCCAATTCCGAGCTGGCCCGCGGAGCCTTCGTCTCCCGGCAGTCGATGAACGTCCTCTTGCAGTCCCTCGAACGGGAACGTCTCGTCTCCCGGTCTGAGCAGCCGTCTGCTGGCCGGACCCTCCCCGTCGAGCTGACCCCGCTGGGGCGAGAGCGGCTGCAGGCCGCCAGCGCCGCTGCCAGCGCGGTGGAGACTCAAATGCGGCAGCGGCTCAACACCACCGAACAACGACAACTGCGGGACTTGCTCGCATCCTGCATCAAGGCCCTTTCCGATTCCTGA
- a CDS encoding VOC family protein yields MTAIGPDFISLQVRDLERSAAFYEQQLGLARAKAGPPHAVVFETQPVSFAVREPLPGTSLDTVPRPGEGIALWLRATDAQQLHDALAAAGTPITSAPFDGPFGRTFTFADPDGYRITIHDTV; encoded by the coding sequence ATGACCGCTATTGGGCCCGATTTCATTTCCCTGCAGGTGCGTGATCTGGAACGCTCGGCGGCGTTCTACGAGCAGCAACTGGGGCTGGCGCGAGCGAAGGCCGGCCCGCCCCACGCCGTCGTCTTCGAAACGCAGCCCGTTTCCTTCGCGGTACGCGAACCGCTGCCAGGAACGAGCCTCGACACGGTCCCCCGGCCAGGAGAAGGCATCGCGCTCTGGCTCCGCGCCACGGACGCCCAACAGCTTCACGACGCTCTAGCCGCGGCCGGCACGCCGATCACCTCGGCGCCGTTCGACGGGCCGTTCGGACGCACCTTCACCTTCGCTGACCCGGACGGCTACAGGATCACGATCCATGACACCGTCTGA
- a CDS encoding EVE domain-containing protein has protein sequence MSAWLGVVSAEHVRRAVALGIAQICHGKRGSLARMQAGDTLIFYSPVHRLGDKTPLRHFTALGEIADDEIWQADEGGFGPFRRRVHYADAAPVDLRSVHDQLHLTAAANWGYQLRRGLVPLDSHDVNILQSAMGPVTMKTGRARRLPGPSCLLGNGGA, from the coding sequence ATGAGCGCGTGGTTGGGAGTTGTATCTGCTGAGCACGTTCGCCGCGCCGTCGCTCTGGGTATCGCACAAATCTGCCATGGAAAGCGGGGGAGCCTGGCGCGCATGCAGGCCGGCGACACGCTCATTTTCTACTCGCCGGTCCACCGGCTCGGAGACAAAACCCCGCTGCGGCACTTCACCGCCCTGGGTGAAATCGCCGACGACGAGATCTGGCAGGCAGATGAAGGCGGCTTCGGACCGTTCCGGCGGCGCGTTCATTACGCTGACGCTGCACCTGTGGACCTGCGGTCGGTTCATGACCAGCTGCACCTCACCGCGGCAGCGAACTGGGGATACCAGCTCCGACGCGGCCTCGTGCCACTGGATAGCCACGACGTCAACATACTCCAATCCGCTATGGGCCCGGTCACGATGAAAACAGGAAGGGCCCGGCGTTTGCCGGGCCCTTCCTGTTTGCTCGGCAATGGGGGCGCATGA
- the istB gene encoding IS21-like element helper ATPase IstB: MPEAKETAGQIEYYSRAMKAPRIREAAARLADQARDGGWTHEEYLAAVLSREVAAREASGAEARARAAGFPARKSLEDFSFDHQPGLKRDTIAHLATGAFLSEASNIVLLGPPGTGKTHLATGLGLRATLLGHRVLFATAIDWVARLQAAHQNGRLPQELVRLRRYGLIIVDEVGYIPFEQDAANLFFQLVSSRYEHASLILTSNLPFARWGDVFGDQVVASAMIDRIVHHAEVITLKGSSYRLKHTQADSLPSTRPENTAE, translated from the coding sequence ATGCCCGAGGCCAAAGAAACCGCAGGACAGATCGAGTACTACTCCCGGGCCATGAAGGCACCCCGTATCCGGGAAGCAGCGGCCCGGCTCGCTGACCAGGCAAGAGACGGCGGCTGGACCCACGAGGAATACCTCGCCGCGGTCCTGTCCCGGGAAGTCGCCGCCAGGGAGGCCTCCGGAGCTGAAGCCCGGGCCAGGGCCGCAGGATTCCCGGCCCGAAAATCGCTCGAGGACTTCAGCTTCGACCACCAGCCCGGCCTCAAACGCGACACCATCGCGCACCTGGCCACGGGCGCATTCCTCAGCGAAGCGTCCAACATTGTCCTGCTCGGCCCGCCCGGGACCGGCAAGACACATCTCGCTACCGGGCTCGGCCTCCGGGCCACCCTGCTCGGCCACCGGGTCCTGTTCGCCACCGCCATCGACTGGGTCGCCCGGCTCCAGGCTGCTCATCAAAATGGGCGGCTGCCACAGGAACTGGTCAGGCTGCGCCGCTACGGGCTGATCATCGTCGACGAGGTCGGCTACATCCCGTTCGAGCAGGACGCGGCGAACCTGTTCTTCCAACTCGTCTCATCGCGCTACGAACACGCCTCGCTGATCCTGACCTCGAACCTGCCCTTCGCCCGCTGGGGTGACGTCTTCGGAGACCAGGTCGTGGCCTCGGCCATGATTGACCGGATCGTCCACCACGCCGAAGTCATTACCCTCAAGGGCTCCAGCTACCGGCTCAAACACACGCAAGCGGACTCGTTGCCCTCGACACGGCCAGAAAATACGGCAGAATAA
- the istA gene encoding IS21 family transposase, producing MITVEDWALIRRLHLAEGESMRSIAARLGISRNTVAKAVSAESPPTYVRAPRDSGIKAVEPAIRALLRENPRMPATVLAERVGWSGSPAWFRENVARIRPEYAPADPADRITYEPGDQAQCDLWFPEVRIPVGAGKPRILPVLVMVSSHSRFVMARMIPSRMTGDLLAGMWELIGGLGAVPRRLIWDNETGIGRRNSFAAGVPAFAGVLATRIVQVRPYDPESKGVVERTNQFLETSFLPGRSFASPEDFNAQLAEWLLKANTRLVRRIGARPTELLPQDKAAMLGLPPVPPVTGFAARVRLPRDYYVRMGSNDYSVHPQAIGRFVDVTADLATVRVSLDGRSVGDHSRSWGTGLTITDPVHVDAARTLRKAFQNPVPAERAGVRDLADYDRAFGVVLDDGQVA from the coding sequence GTGATCACAGTGGAGGATTGGGCGCTTATTCGGCGGTTGCATCTTGCCGAGGGTGAGTCGATGAGGTCGATAGCGGCGCGGCTGGGCATTTCCCGGAACACGGTCGCGAAAGCGGTCAGCGCTGAGAGCCCGCCGACGTATGTTCGGGCGCCTCGGGACTCCGGGATCAAAGCGGTCGAGCCGGCCATACGGGCGCTGCTGAGGGAGAACCCGCGGATGCCGGCCACGGTGCTTGCAGAACGCGTGGGCTGGTCCGGGTCGCCGGCCTGGTTCAGGGAAAACGTGGCCAGGATCCGGCCGGAGTATGCCCCGGCTGACCCTGCTGACCGGATCACTTACGAACCCGGGGATCAGGCGCAGTGCGACCTGTGGTTCCCGGAGGTGCGAATCCCGGTTGGGGCGGGAAAGCCAAGGATCCTGCCGGTGCTGGTCATGGTGTCCTCGCATTCGCGGTTCGTCATGGCGCGGATGATTCCGTCCCGCATGACCGGGGATTTGCTGGCCGGGATGTGGGAGCTGATCGGTGGTTTGGGGGCGGTTCCGAGGCGGCTGATCTGGGACAACGAAACCGGGATCGGGCGACGGAACAGCTTCGCGGCCGGAGTACCGGCGTTCGCTGGAGTGCTCGCGACCAGGATCGTGCAGGTCAGGCCCTACGACCCGGAGAGCAAGGGAGTCGTGGAGCGGACGAACCAGTTCCTGGAGACCTCGTTCCTGCCGGGACGGTCCTTCGCTTCGCCGGAGGACTTCAACGCCCAGCTCGCGGAGTGGCTGCTCAAGGCCAATACCCGGCTGGTCCGCCGGATTGGTGCCCGGCCCACGGAACTTCTCCCTCAGGACAAGGCGGCGATGCTTGGATTGCCGCCGGTTCCGCCGGTGACAGGGTTCGCCGCGAGGGTCAGGCTCCCACGGGATTACTACGTCAGGATGGGATCCAACGACTACTCCGTGCACCCGCAGGCTATCGGTAGGTTCGTCGACGTCACCGCAGACCTGGCCACTGTCCGCGTCAGCCTGGATGGCAGAAGCGTCGGAGACCACTCCCGCTCTTGGGGCACTGGCCTGACGATCACCGATCCGGTCCACGTCGACGCTGCCCGGACGCTGCGGAAAGCCTTCCAAAACCCGGTGCCCGCGGAGCGCGCCGGAGTGCGGGACCTGGCCGACTACGACCGCGCATTCGGCGTCGTTCTCGATGATGGGCAGGTCGCCTGA
- a CDS encoding TetR/AcrR family transcriptional regulator translates to MPVTSQPIGRRERNKQHKLDRITAAASELFAEHGIEDVTTQQIAEKADIGTGTLFLYAKTKGELLLLVQNAHYAEALERGRADAESIPDALEAVMAIVRPIVECNRTQVDNGRTYLREMVFGDSTEPHHSEALSIVAKTEEAIAAVLARDGLTGAADAATTAHIVSAIMFLSMAASVNAASSTDAITHDIRTQTSLLVPR, encoded by the coding sequence ATGCCTGTCACGTCCCAGCCGATCGGACGGCGCGAGCGGAACAAGCAGCATAAACTCGACCGCATCACCGCCGCAGCCAGCGAACTGTTCGCGGAACACGGCATCGAGGACGTCACAACCCAGCAAATCGCCGAAAAGGCCGACATCGGCACCGGAACCCTGTTCCTCTACGCCAAAACCAAAGGAGAACTCCTCCTGCTCGTTCAGAACGCCCACTACGCCGAAGCCCTCGAGCGGGGCCGTGCAGATGCCGAAAGCATCCCCGATGCACTGGAAGCAGTGATGGCCATCGTGCGGCCAATCGTGGAGTGCAACCGAACCCAAGTCGACAACGGGCGCACCTACCTGCGCGAGATGGTCTTCGGCGACTCGACGGAGCCGCACCACAGCGAGGCCCTCTCCATCGTGGCGAAAACCGAGGAGGCCATCGCTGCCGTTCTGGCCAGAGATGGGCTGACCGGTGCCGCTGATGCCGCAACAACGGCACACATTGTCTCGGCAATCATGTTCCTCAGCATGGCAGCAAGCGTGAACGCTGCCTCGAGTACCGATGCAATCACTCACGACATCCGCACCCAAACCAGCCTGCTCGTACCCCGCTAA
- a CDS encoding alpha/beta fold hydrolase, producing the protein MDNTNTPKEFLVTSYAKAPASAITARGITYAYRELGPKGGIPVVFFVHLAATMDNWDPRIIDPIAKNRHVITFDLPGVGASTGHVPDSIEAMADDAYTFINALGFDKIDVFAFSLGGMIAQDLALKHPNLVRKLVLTGTGPRGGKDIDRVVGTTYRDIFRATLTRSDPKEFLFFNRNSTGKPAAKAFIKRLKERTVDRDKPISTLAFQTQLRAIQKFGRSAPADLSTLTHPTLIANGDNDRMVPSVLSEDLHRRIEGSELIIYPDSGHGGIFQYHAKFAPAAVEFLTP; encoded by the coding sequence ATGGACAACACCAACACCCCGAAGGAATTCCTCGTCACCTCGTACGCGAAAGCACCTGCCAGCGCCATCACCGCCAGAGGCATCACCTATGCTTACCGCGAGCTGGGGCCGAAGGGCGGCATCCCGGTCGTGTTTTTCGTGCACCTCGCCGCCACGATGGATAACTGGGATCCCCGGATCATCGACCCCATTGCCAAGAACCGCCACGTCATCACCTTCGACCTGCCCGGCGTTGGCGCGTCCACCGGGCATGTTCCCGACAGCATCGAGGCAATGGCCGACGACGCCTACACCTTCATTAACGCCCTCGGGTTCGACAAAATCGATGTCTTCGCCTTCTCACTGGGCGGCATGATCGCCCAGGACCTGGCCCTCAAGCATCCGAACCTTGTCCGCAAGCTCGTGCTGACCGGGACCGGCCCGCGGGGAGGCAAAGACATCGACAGGGTCGTCGGCACCACCTACCGGGACATTTTCCGCGCAACCCTGACAAGGTCGGACCCCAAGGAATTCCTGTTCTTCAACCGCAACAGCACCGGCAAACCCGCAGCGAAAGCGTTCATCAAGCGCCTTAAGGAGCGCACGGTCGACCGTGACAAGCCGATCAGCACCCTTGCGTTCCAGACGCAGCTGAGGGCAATCCAGAAGTTCGGCCGCTCCGCCCCAGCGGACCTGTCCACGCTCACGCACCCAACCCTTATCGCCAACGGTGACAACGACCGCATGGTGCCTTCCGTCCTCTCCGAGGACCTGCATCGACGCATCGAGGGATCCGAACTGATCATCTACCCTGACTCCGGTCACGGCGGCATCTTCCAGTATCACGCCAAGTTCGCCCCCGCCGCCGTCGAATTCCTCACCCCCTGA
- a CDS encoding NADP-dependent oxidoreductase, which translates to MRAFVVTKYKEPLREVEVAEPAVGELDVLVQVQAAGLNPLDEKIRLGEFKQILPYRLQLILGNDVAGTVLQVGAKVRGFKPGDEVYGRPDKDRIGTFAERIAVAEEDLALKPASASMEEAGSLPLVALTAWQALVERSNVRAGQKVLIHAGAGGVGSVAIQLAKHLGAAVATTASSSNAGFVRDLGADIVIDYRTQDFEQLLSGYDLVLDSLGGENLQKSLRVLKPGGKVIGIAGPPDPAFAREAGLNPVLRLAVTVLSSKIRRQASKLGVSYEFLFMRASGDQLRQIASLVDDGVLRPTVGKVFSFDQTPEALQSLAEGGIRGKAVVALTH; encoded by the coding sequence ATGCGAGCGTTCGTCGTCACCAAGTACAAGGAGCCTCTGCGCGAAGTTGAGGTCGCTGAGCCGGCCGTCGGCGAACTGGACGTGCTCGTCCAGGTTCAAGCGGCGGGCCTGAACCCGTTGGACGAGAAGATCCGGCTGGGTGAGTTCAAACAGATCCTCCCCTACAGGCTCCAGCTGATCCTCGGCAACGACGTGGCTGGCACCGTCCTGCAGGTAGGGGCTAAGGTGCGCGGTTTTAAGCCCGGTGATGAGGTTTACGGCCGCCCTGACAAGGACCGCATCGGCACGTTCGCCGAGCGCATCGCCGTCGCCGAGGAGGACCTTGCGTTGAAGCCCGCATCGGCCAGCATGGAGGAGGCCGGCTCGCTGCCGCTCGTGGCGCTGACCGCTTGGCAGGCCCTCGTCGAGCGGAGCAACGTGCGGGCCGGGCAGAAGGTTCTCATTCACGCAGGTGCCGGCGGGGTCGGCTCGGTTGCCATCCAGCTCGCCAAGCACCTCGGCGCGGCCGTTGCCACCACCGCTAGCAGCTCCAACGCCGGCTTCGTGCGGGACCTCGGCGCGGACATCGTGATCGACTACCGCACCCAGGACTTTGAGCAGCTCCTCAGCGGTTACGACCTCGTGCTCGATAGCCTCGGCGGGGAGAACCTGCAGAAGTCACTGCGCGTCCTGAAGCCCGGCGGAAAGGTGATTGGAATCGCCGGACCGCCGGATCCGGCGTTCGCTCGCGAAGCCGGGCTGAATCCTGTGCTGCGCCTGGCGGTCACCGTGCTTAGCAGCAAGATTCGGCGGCAGGCGAGCAAGCTCGGCGTCAGCTATGAGTTCCTCTTCATGCGGGCCAGCGGCGACCAACTGCGCCAGATCGCATCGCTGGTCGACGACGGCGTGCTGCGCCCCACCGTAGGGAAGGTCTTCAGCTTTGACCAGACCCCAGAGGCGCTGCAGTCCCTGGCCGAGGGCGGCATCCGCGGCAAAGCAGTCGTCGCTCTTACCCACTGA
- a CDS encoding SDR family NAD(P)-dependent oxidoreductase: protein MGYMAAMWAPRRARQLGREHDLRHRPHSHTWEDERVLPLPLDVTDPASIQAAVDAAGDVTVLINNDGASVASPGILTHTDAEIRTNVETNFLGPLFLARAFAPTLYAKDESIFIDIHSAMSWYAIGGVYSAGRAALWSATNSLRLELAPEGVHVVGVHVVYVDTVMAATPPILRWTRPISYAP, encoded by the coding sequence ATGGGCTACATGGCAGCGATGTGGGCACCCCGTCGGGCACGGCAACTGGGGCGCGAGCATGATCTACGCCACCGGCCGCACTCCCACACCTGGGAGGACGAGCGCGTCCTCCCCCTCCCCCTCGACGTCACCGACCCCGCCAGCATCCAGGCAGCCGTCGACGCCGCCGGGGACGTCACGGTGCTGATCAACAATGACGGAGCCTCCGTGGCAAGCCCAGGCATCCTCACCCACACTGACGCGGAAATCCGGACCAACGTCGAGACGAATTTCCTCGGCCCACTGTTCCTCGCCCGCGCCTTCGCACCGACCCTGTACGCGAAAGATGAGTCGATATTCATCGACATCCACTCCGCAATGAGCTGGTACGCCATTGGTGGCGTTTACAGCGCCGGCAGGGCCGCCCTCTGGTCGGCCACCAACTCACTGCGCCTGGAACTCGCCCCGGAAGGGGTGCACGTGGTGGGCGTGCACGTCGTGTACGTCGACACGGTAATGGCTGCAACGCCACCGATCCTAAGATGGACCCGGCCGATCTCGTACGCACCGTAA
- a CDS encoding T6SS immunity protein Tdi1 domain-containing protein, translated as MEPIRRFPPSLYAAALESWSFLDFAGKSPLFTSPFGDVFFQADDGFWFLDVLAGELNHQWSNQDELNAELNSRSGQDEYLMISLAGKAESSGLQPGESEVYSFRVPPVLGGATEVRNVEVSDFVVALDIAGQIHKQVLTLPPGTPVSGISLS; from the coding sequence ATGGAGCCCATTCGTCGATTCCCACCTTCTCTTTACGCTGCTGCCCTCGAGTCGTGGTCGTTTCTAGACTTCGCAGGCAAAAGCCCTCTTTTCACTTCACCCTTCGGTGATGTCTTTTTCCAAGCGGACGACGGCTTCTGGTTCCTTGATGTGCTTGCGGGCGAACTGAACCATCAATGGTCGAATCAGGATGAGTTGAATGCTGAACTGAATTCTCGTTCAGGGCAGGATGAGTATTTGATGATCAGTTTGGCTGGAAAAGCGGAGAGCTCTGGTTTGCAACCAGGTGAGAGTGAGGTCTACAGCTTCCGCGTTCCACCCGTACTGGGAGGTGCAACTGAAGTCAGGAATGTCGAAGTCAGTGACTTCGTCGTGGCCCTAGATATCGCTGGCCAAATCCACAAACAAGTTTTGACGCTCCCGCCCGGCACTCCAGTGAGTGGCATATCGCTGTCGTAA
- a CDS encoding TetR family transcriptional regulator, with the protein MQNAEATKERILKAALGEFSAHGVAGARVDRIAKAAGCNKNLIYIYFDNKETLFTTVLERNLARVYEDMPFTPEDPAAFAGRVFDFSMENPELLRLLAWSTLEESVELPAGRAGSHNTKVAAVAQAQVDGKISAEFSAPYLMTTIMALATSWSPAFPFGMAPDEQQPAPAELRRYIVRTIAAITEGSAADEGPSRQG; encoded by the coding sequence ATGCAGAACGCAGAAGCCACCAAGGAGCGCATCCTGAAAGCAGCACTGGGCGAGTTTTCCGCGCACGGGGTAGCCGGAGCGCGGGTTGACCGCATCGCGAAGGCGGCCGGCTGCAACAAGAACCTGATCTACATCTACTTCGACAACAAGGAGACGTTGTTTACGACGGTCCTGGAGCGGAACCTGGCCCGCGTGTACGAGGACATGCCGTTCACGCCCGAGGACCCGGCAGCCTTCGCCGGGCGGGTGTTCGACTTCTCGATGGAAAACCCGGAGCTCCTGAGGCTCCTGGCCTGGTCTACCCTTGAAGAATCGGTCGAACTCCCTGCCGGCCGCGCCGGCTCCCACAATACGAAAGTCGCAGCGGTCGCCCAGGCGCAGGTGGACGGGAAAATCAGCGCCGAGTTTTCCGCCCCGTACCTCATGACGACGATCATGGCACTGGCAACCTCGTGGTCCCCAGCCTTTCCCTTCGGGATGGCACCGGACGAGCAACAGCCCGCCCCGGCAGAGTTGCGACGCTACATTGTCCGCACGATCGCGGCCATCACAGAGGGCAGCGCAGCCGACGAAGGGCCGTCGAGGCAGGGCTAA
- a CDS encoding oxidoreductase produces the protein MTTTPGGTLTLADDLTINRVGYGSMQLTGPNVFGQPKDRDQALAVLRTALELGVNYIDTADFYGPGVTNGIIKEALSPYAKDLHIFTKVGALRGQDGSWIPNTEPESLKEQVYSNLENLGLDVLDVVYLRLGSHDGTTDDSIAREFTALAELRQAGVIKHLGLSGISDAQLTEALTIAPVVAIQNLYNLVNREDDALVARAARENIAFASFFPLGGFSPLQSDVLTAVATRLGATPQQTALAWLLQRSATSVVIPGTSSVAHLRENMAAAELVLPADAVAELDAIAPVELARA, from the coding sequence ATGACAACCACACCCGGTGGAACCCTTACTCTCGCCGACGACCTCACCATCAACCGGGTCGGCTACGGCTCCATGCAGCTGACCGGCCCGAATGTGTTCGGCCAGCCCAAAGACCGTGACCAGGCGCTTGCTGTGCTCCGCACTGCTCTAGAGCTCGGCGTGAACTACATCGACACCGCCGATTTCTATGGGCCTGGCGTGACCAACGGAATCATCAAGGAAGCCCTGAGCCCGTACGCCAAGGACCTGCACATCTTCACCAAGGTTGGCGCGCTTCGCGGCCAGGACGGCTCATGGATCCCCAATACGGAGCCGGAATCACTGAAAGAACAGGTCTACTCCAACCTCGAGAACCTTGGCCTGGACGTCCTGGACGTCGTTTACCTGCGGCTGGGCTCACACGATGGAACGACCGATGATTCCATCGCCCGCGAGTTCACAGCCCTGGCCGAACTGCGGCAGGCGGGCGTCATTAAGCACCTGGGCCTCAGCGGCATTTCCGATGCCCAGTTGACGGAGGCGCTGACCATCGCCCCGGTCGTTGCCATTCAGAATCTTTACAACCTCGTCAACCGTGAGGACGACGCACTCGTCGCCCGTGCCGCCCGCGAGAACATCGCCTTCGCGTCCTTCTTCCCGCTCGGCGGCTTCTCGCCCCTGCAGTCCGATGTCCTCACCGCCGTCGCAACCCGGCTCGGCGCTACCCCGCAGCAGACAGCCCTGGCCTGGCTCCTGCAGCGCTCCGCTACCTCCGTTGTGATCCCGGGAACTTCATCAGTTGCCCACCTGCGCGAGAACATGGCCGCTGCCGAGCTGGTGCTGCCGGCGGACGCTGTCGCCGAACTCGACGCAATCGCGCCGGTCGAGCTGGCCCGGGCCTAG